The Verrucomicrobiia bacterium genomic sequence TCCTCCCCATCCCCCGACACCGACATCCCCCCCGCCGGCGGACGCAGATACGGAATCGGTTCGGCCGCCCCCGCCTGGATCACCGTCCCCGCATGCGTCACCGGCAGGAACCCCGCCGAAAAGTTCCCCCGCTGATTGTAGGGAAGCCCCCGCGGATCCGGCAGTACCACGAAGGTCGGCAGGTTGTCCGACAGGTTGCCCAACGCATAGGACACCCAGGCGCCCATGCTCGGAAAACCCGGAATCAGAAACCCCGTGTTCATCAGGTAACTCGCCGGACCATGCACATTGGTCCGCGACTCGACCGCCATCAGGAACGCGATGTCATCCACACACCCCGCCAGGTTCGGAAACACATCGCTCACCCAACGCCCGCTCTCCCCATGCTGCCGGAAGGCAAACGGCGACTTCATCACCCGCCCAGGCTCGCTCGTCGCCGCCTCCACCCGCGATCCATCCCCCGGATCGAACACCTCCCCATGCAACCGCTCCAGCGCCGGCTTGTAATCGAAGGTGTCCATCTGGCTCACCCCGCCGTTCATGAACAACTGGATCACCCTCTTCACCTTCGGCGGAAAGTGCGGAGCCACCGCCCCCACCGCCCCCACCGCCGCATCCGCCATCGCCCGCTCCCGGAACACCATCCCCGCCAGCGCCATGCCTCCCAACCCCCCACCCAGCCGCTCCAAAAACGCCCGGCGATCCCCCCGCCAACGCTCCCCTCCACCCGCGTATTCCAGCGCCCAACCCGCAGACCCTCCGCTGCGACTCGTCCTTCCCATGGATTCGGTGTTCATGGCTGCGTCCTTGCAATCGGGATGACAGTGATCCTACTCACCCTCCCACCCCCTTGTCGATCCACAGCGGTGCCTTCCCCACAGCCTCCGATCTGGGCCCGCCCTCCCGCCTTGAATCCCCCTCCTCCCCGCCCCACCCTCGCCCGTCCATGTCCGAATCGCTGCGGCGCTGGACCGAATCCGCCGAAACCTTCTTCCTCGAAGTCATCTTCGAGCAGCGACGCGGTCGCCTCGCCACCCTCGTGCGCGCCGCCCTTCACGGCCTCTCTTACGGATACCGCCTGGCCATCAAGATCCGCAGGGTTCTCTACGATTCCCGCCTCATCCGCGACAGCACGCTCGGCGTCCAGGTCATCGCCATCGGCAACCTCACCGTCGGCGGTACCGGCAAGACTCCCGTCGTCGAAAAATTCGCCCGCCAGCTCAAGGACCAGGGCCGCACCGTCGCCATCCTTTCACGCGGTTACCGCTCCAAGCCTCCA encodes the following:
- a CDS encoding DUF1501 domain-containing protein; translation: MGRTSRSGGSAGWALEYAGGGERWRGDRRAFLERLGGGLGGMALAGMVFRERAMADAAVGAVGAVAPHFPPKVKRVIQLFMNGGVSQMDTFDYKPALERLHGEVFDPGDGSRVEAATSEPGRVMKSPFAFRQHGESGRWVSDVFPNLAGCVDDIAFLMAVESRTNVHGPASYLMNTGFLIPGFPSMGAWVSYALGNLSDNLPTFVVLPDPRGLPYNQRGNFSAGFLPVTHAGTVIQAGAAEPIPYLRPPAGGMSVSGDGEEPGRALLRRMNERHLAATPEDTRLEARIRSYELAARMQLAAPEAFDVGSESEATRALYGMGEAATEDFGRRCLLARRLVERGVRFVQVWSGAGGPTNNWDNHADIITELPKMAVATDRPIAGLLRDLKARGLWEDTLVVWSTEFGRMPFTQGATGRDHNGGTSVGWLAGAGVRAGVSCGESDAWSWKAVGEKVTTYDVHATLLHLLGLDHERLTFRHNGADRRLTDVHGHVLRAVLA